One Desulfonatronovibrio hydrogenovorans DSM 9292 DNA segment encodes these proteins:
- a CDS encoding BPL-N domain-containing protein, with translation MSDSQGFFYLLWDESHLWGVMLWQALAQMGTPLKIVDASEIRSGILDHAPPAGLLVPGGWARLKAERLGKSGLQNIRDYVDSGGKYLGFCGGAGLALKSTSRTSCLDLCSWQRKPFKERLPNFSGHVLCRVTGLNLDQKQELFLPVWWPSQFEPCPEDQSVKILASYLRPGQDFWSSDLNLSLVDPADLKKWESVYGINLDPALLTQEPCIIMGDYGQGKYILSYSHLETPGSSPANSLLQDILEQWLGRSLKGKTSRPLSWDLKNTVPAWNHPVLVRSRQGLDQVIELGKSQFLLFWRNSWLLGWRRGIPGSPINFLYALSCQAMSRLPSPQAAEFWETAADQFDLEMNGFVAELKEYLGHERLALTMSQSSPEASSDGLLQKQKTDLFGSFPGYGGRYGRLIRDLDRLVYLTLAEKPSR, from the coding sequence ATGTCTGATTCACAAGGATTTTTCTATCTTTTATGGGACGAATCTCATCTCTGGGGTGTCATGCTCTGGCAGGCCCTGGCACAGATGGGTACACCGCTCAAAATTGTGGATGCTTCAGAAATCAGATCAGGAATTCTGGACCATGCCCCTCCAGCCGGCCTGCTGGTGCCCGGAGGATGGGCCAGGCTCAAGGCTGAACGTCTGGGGAAATCGGGCCTGCAGAACATCAGAGACTATGTGGACTCCGGAGGAAAGTATCTGGGCTTCTGCGGTGGAGCCGGGCTTGCACTGAAATCAACATCCAGAACCTCCTGCCTAGACCTTTGCTCCTGGCAGAGAAAGCCCTTTAAGGAACGTCTACCCAATTTCAGCGGTCACGTCCTTTGCAGGGTGACAGGACTGAACCTGGACCAGAAACAGGAACTCTTCCTGCCGGTATGGTGGCCTTCCCAGTTTGAGCCCTGTCCTGAGGACCAAAGTGTCAAAATCCTGGCCAGCTATCTGAGACCCGGACAGGACTTTTGGAGCTCAGATCTGAACCTGTCTCTGGTGGACCCTGCTGATTTGAAAAAATGGGAGTCTGTATATGGGATAAACCTGGATCCTGCCTTGCTCACCCAAGAGCCATGCATTATCATGGGAGACTATGGTCAGGGCAAATACATTCTAAGCTACTCCCACCTTGAAACTCCCGGCTCAAGCCCTGCCAACTCCCTTTTGCAAGACATCCTTGAGCAGTGGCTGGGCCGAAGCTTAAAGGGAAAAACTTCCAGACCTTTATCCTGGGATCTGAAAAACACCGTGCCGGCCTGGAACCATCCGGTTCTGGTCAGGTCCAGACAGGGTTTGGACCAGGTCATAGAGCTGGGAAAAAGCCAGTTTCTCCTGTTCTGGAGAAACTCATGGCTTCTGGGATGGAGAAGAGGCATTCCAGGCTCACCCATAAATTTTTTGTACGCCCTGTCCTGCCAGGCCATGTCCAGGCTGCCCTCTCCCCAGGCAGCAGAATTCTGGGAAACTGCAGCTGATCAATTTGACCTGGAAATGAACGGTTTTGTTGCAGAGCTTAAGGAATACCTGGGCCATGAAAGGCTGGCCCTGACCATGAGCCAGTCTTCACCGGAAGCCAGTTCAGATGGACTGCTCCAGAAACAGAAAACAGACCTGTTCGGCTCGTTTCCCGGGTATGGAGGAAGGTACGGCAGACTGATCAGAGATCTGGACCGGCTGGTCTACCTGACTTTGGCGGAAAAGCCTTCCAGATAA
- the metW gene encoding methionine biosynthesis protein MetW, giving the protein MKSSTKGFSIDWSKSLDRDRYFDPFILKLAKPQDQVLDLGCGRGELLLELKRHKQINELGIELDSEYVADCLSRGLRVIQGDLEESVADFGYNHFDLVILNQVLLSVASPLQLLRHSLRIGRKVAVTFPNFAHWRVRMQILFKGRLPVNRDLPYEWHETPNIRLATVDDFTALCKQIRADITHKHFAGQGPRKQFSPITLLPNLRSSLALFCLSDGTDSP; this is encoded by the coding sequence ATGAAAAGTTCAACCAAAGGCTTTAGCATTGACTGGTCAAAAAGCCTGGACCGAGACAGGTATTTTGACCCATTTATCCTGAAACTGGCCAAACCTCAGGACCAGGTCCTGGACCTCGGCTGCGGGCGGGGAGAGCTCCTCCTTGAACTTAAACGACACAAACAAATCAATGAACTCGGGATTGAACTGGATTCAGAATATGTGGCTGACTGTCTGTCCAGGGGACTCCGGGTGATCCAGGGGGATCTTGAAGAAAGTGTGGCTGACTTCGGGTACAATCATTTCGATCTGGTCATCCTGAACCAGGTCCTGCTGAGCGTTGCCAGCCCACTGCAGCTTTTGCGGCACAGCCTGCGCATAGGCAGAAAGGTGGCTGTCACTTTTCCCAACTTTGCCCACTGGCGAGTCAGGATGCAGATCCTGTTCAAGGGCAGATTGCCGGTCAACAGGGACCTGCCCTATGAATGGCATGAAACCCCCAACATCAGGCTGGCCACAGTGGATGACTTCACTGCCCTGTGTAAACAAATCAGGGCCGACATCACTCATAAGCATTTTGCCGGTCAGGGACCACGAAAGCAGTTCAGCCCCATTACCCTGCTGCCAAATCTCAGGAGCTCCCTGGCTCTGTTCTGCCTGTCGGATGGAACGGATTCCCCTTGA
- the metX gene encoding homoserine O-acetyltransferase MetX, giving the protein MKPESTSKPAYQESAGLVETNRVTFQGDNFILKLESGKTLSPVTVAYETYGQLSRDRDNAVLVCHALTGDAHAAGRHTHDPKEKPGWWDMLIGPGKPLDTRRYFVICSNFLGGCKGTTGPAEINPATGKPYGLHFPFYTVKDMVKVQKWLLDHLGVKRLLAVIGGSLGGMQVLQWAITFPEMVVGALPIATTARMSPQAIAFNEVARQAIMSDPQWNFGLYQPEHQPASGLALARMIGHITYLSQEAMLRKFSRRFINGSQRGYKLEADFQVESYLHHQGSTFVNRFDANTYLYITRAMDYFDLPSDYGNLEKAFSHCQCSFLVISFTSDWLFPPSCSQELVKALRTAGKNVSYCNIGSDQGHDAFLLPGNRMGEVISGFLTRLENEVNL; this is encoded by the coding sequence ATGAAACCAGAATCCACTTCCAAACCTGCTTATCAGGAGAGTGCAGGCCTGGTGGAAACCAACAGGGTCACCTTTCAGGGTGACAACTTCATATTAAAACTAGAATCAGGAAAGACTCTTTCACCCGTAACCGTAGCCTATGAAACCTATGGCCAGCTGTCCAGAGACAGAGACAATGCAGTCCTGGTCTGCCACGCCCTGACCGGTGACGCCCATGCCGCAGGCCGGCATACCCATGACCCCAAGGAAAAGCCCGGCTGGTGGGACATGCTTATTGGTCCCGGCAAACCCCTGGACACCCGGCGCTACTTTGTAATCTGCAGCAATTTCCTGGGAGGATGCAAGGGGACCACTGGTCCGGCAGAAATCAATCCGGCCACAGGAAAACCATATGGGCTTCATTTCCCATTTTACACTGTCAAAGACATGGTCAAGGTCCAGAAATGGCTTTTGGACCATCTTGGCGTCAAAAGGCTTCTGGCAGTCATCGGCGGATCTCTGGGCGGGATGCAGGTCCTCCAGTGGGCCATTACCTTTCCGGAAATGGTGGTCGGAGCACTGCCCATTGCCACAACCGCACGCATGTCCCCCCAGGCCATCGCCTTCAACGAGGTTGCCAGACAGGCTATCATGAGCGATCCCCAGTGGAATTTCGGACTTTATCAGCCCGAGCATCAACCAGCCTCAGGCCTGGCTCTGGCCAGGATGATCGGTCATATTACCTATCTTTCACAAGAAGCCATGCTCAGAAAATTTTCCAGACGATTCATTAACGGCAGCCAGCGGGGCTACAAGCTTGAAGCCGACTTCCAGGTGGAAAGCTACCTGCACCACCAGGGCAGCACCTTTGTGAACCGGTTTGATGCCAATACCTATCTCTACATCACCAGGGCCATGGATTATTTCGATCTGCCGAGCGATTATGGCAACCTGGAAAAAGCTTTCAGCCATTGCCAGTGCTCGTTTCTGGTTATTTCCTTTACCAGTGACTGGCTCTTTCCTCCTTCCTGCTCCCAGGAACTGGTCAAGGCCCTCAGGACCGCCGGAAAAAACGTCTCTTACTGCAATATTGGCAGTGACCAGGGGCACGATGCTTTTCTGCTTCCTGGAAACCGCATGGGCGAGGTGATTTCAGGTTTTCTGACCAGGCTGGAGAATGAGGTCAACTTATGA
- a CDS encoding O-acetylhomoserine aminocarboxypropyltransferase/cysteine synthase family protein — protein MDVKQNGFMTKVLHAGHHPDQETGSRAVPIYQTTSYMFRDSNHAADLFALKEPGYIYTRIMNPTTEVLEKRLAALHNGCGSLAVASGMAAIFYAVTNIAGVGQNIVSGSNLYGGTHTLFSHTLKRFGIEVRFVDSSDPGNFARSTDQNTRLLFTESVGNPRCNIDDLEAMARVAHDHGLPLVVDNTSTPPPLFNPFDWGADILVYSLTKMVGGHGTCIGGAIVEKGGFPWESHGRYPEMTGPDSSYHDLNMWEAMGCDKKGKQECPIFTLKARTGLLRDTGAALSPMNSFLILQGLETLPLRAAVHAENALKVAEHLEKHPLVSWVNYAGLPSHPDHERARRMFPRGCGAVFGFRIKGGLEAARKFVESVRLCSHLANILDARTLVIHPAGTTHQQLSPEEQAAAGVSQDMIRISVGLEDIEDILADLDQALEKTQ, from the coding sequence ATGGATGTCAAGCAGAACGGATTCATGACCAAGGTCCTGCATGCCGGTCATCATCCTGACCAGGAAACCGGTTCAAGGGCTGTTCCTATATACCAGACCACCAGCTACATGTTCAGGGACAGCAATCACGCAGCCGACCTTTTTGCCTTGAAGGAGCCGGGATACATATACACAAGGATCATGAACCCCACCACCGAGGTCCTGGAAAAAAGACTTGCAGCCCTCCATAACGGATGCGGAAGTCTGGCCGTGGCATCGGGCATGGCTGCAATATTTTATGCAGTGACCAATATCGCCGGGGTTGGACAGAATATTGTTTCAGGCAGCAATCTTTATGGAGGGACCCATACCCTGTTCAGCCATACCCTGAAAAGATTCGGCATAGAAGTCAGATTTGTGGATTCGAGTGACCCTGGCAACTTTGCCCGGTCCACTGATCAGAACACCAGGCTTTTGTTCACCGAGTCTGTTGGCAATCCCAGATGCAACATTGACGATCTTGAAGCCATGGCCAGGGTGGCTCATGACCATGGCCTGCCTCTGGTTGTTGACAACACTTCCACGCCTCCTCCCCTGTTCAATCCATTTGACTGGGGAGCGGACATTCTGGTCTATTCTCTGACCAAGATGGTCGGAGGTCATGGGACCTGCATCGGAGGAGCCATAGTGGAAAAAGGCGGGTTTCCCTGGGAAAGTCATGGCAGGTATCCTGAAATGACCGGACCCGATTCTTCCTATCATGACCTGAATATGTGGGAAGCTATGGGGTGTGACAAGAAAGGGAAACAGGAGTGTCCGATTTTTACCCTTAAGGCCAGAACCGGCCTGCTTCGGGACACTGGTGCAGCCTTGTCCCCCATGAACAGCTTTCTGATCCTCCAGGGACTTGAAACTTTACCCCTTCGGGCTGCAGTTCATGCTGAAAATGCACTCAAGGTGGCTGAGCATCTGGAAAAGCATCCCCTGGTCAGCTGGGTTAATTATGCGGGTCTTCCTTCTCATCCTGATCATGAAAGGGCCCGGAGGATGTTTCCCCGGGGTTGCGGGGCTGTGTTCGGGTTCAGAATAAAAGGCGGCCTGGAAGCTGCAAGAAAATTTGTTGAATCAGTCCGGTTATGTTCTCATCTGGCCAATATCCTGGATGCCAGGACATTGGTGATCCACCCGGCCGGAACAACCCATCAGCAGCTTTCACCAGAGGAACAGGCTGCAGCCGGAGTCAGCCAGGACATGATCAGGATTTCAGTGGGGCTGGAAGACATTGAAGATATCCTGGCTGATCTGGACCAGGCTCTGGAAAAAACTCAATAG
- the fdhD gene encoding formate dehydrogenase accessory sulfurtransferase FdhD: MPTIDCSTILMTPAGSSVLEEKVLDERPYTVTLNDETIGSAMVLARDLKEFAAGYLFGQGHLEKDTRIFQIEVCPDGRVDVYADVQVQKDQDMITTSGCGGSGKIARKLLEGNYPELSHFVMNFSRISELVRRTLSNSSLQQETHCVHGCGYLTENGFEACFEDVGRHNAVDKVMGAILLGRFPRAGAVYTTGRLTSDMVLKCARMGIPVVLSRTAPSSLGIEIARQAGITLGAYVRPGRVNVFNAPERIIND; the protein is encoded by the coding sequence ATGCCAACTATTGACTGTTCCACCATCCTGATGACCCCCGCCGGATCGAGTGTTCTGGAGGAAAAGGTTTTGGATGAACGCCCCTATACTGTTACCCTTAATGATGAAACCATAGGCTCGGCTATGGTTCTGGCCAGGGATCTGAAAGAGTTTGCAGCCGGCTATCTTTTTGGTCAGGGTCACCTGGAAAAAGATACCCGGATTTTTCAGATCGAGGTCTGCCCCGATGGAAGGGTGGATGTCTATGCAGATGTCCAGGTTCAAAAGGATCAGGACATGATCACCACGTCCGGGTGCGGAGGGTCGGGTAAAATCGCCCGGAAGCTGCTGGAAGGAAACTATCCGGAGCTGTCCCATTTTGTCATGAACTTCAGCCGGATCAGTGAGCTGGTCCGAAGGACGCTCTCCAATTCCAGCTTGCAGCAGGAAACCCATTGCGTCCATGGCTGCGGTTATTTGACTGAAAATGGTTTTGAAGCCTGTTTTGAGGATGTGGGACGGCACAATGCTGTAGATAAGGTCATGGGAGCCATTCTTCTGGGCAGGTTTCCCAGGGCAGGGGCAGTTTATACTACCGGGCGGCTGACTTCGGACATGGTTCTGAAATGTGCCAGGATGGGCATTCCCGTTGTCCTTTCCAGAACGGCCCCCTCATCTTTGGGTATTGAAATCGCCCGGCAGGCCGGGATTACTCTTGGGGCCTACGTCAGACCGGGCCGGGTCAATGTCTTTAATGCTCCGGAAAGGATCATCAACGACTGA
- a CDS encoding dihydroorotase — protein sequence MARMIIRNTVLNQKKGFLLLEDDRIMAFQEGEPGDSSSCKLYDGRGYHLLPSLIDVHVHLREPGFEYKEDINSGLKAAAGGGFGQVLAMANTNPVNDNASVTRLMLEKASWHHPHGPFVHPVGALTRNLEGKELAPLAELKEAGCRAFSNDGLPVRDNELFRRALEYASDLEMVVIDHCEDPCLAGDGVMNEGKISSYLGLKGIPDTAETLQVARDILLAAQLDTPVHLAHISSGKSVELIAWAKQKSIPVTAETCPHYLVWDEEQVQGYNTMAKVNPPLRTRQDTSALQDALRQGVIDIIATDHAPHADFEKQVPFAQAPNGISGLDTALSLCLGLVRKNVFELKDLARLMASSPGKIFGLPANSFQPGDPADFILVDPEHQWPVNAQTMLSKGKNTPCQGDMLQGRVMAHFMAGKEIFSRI from the coding sequence ATGGCACGCATGATCATCAGAAATACGGTCCTGAACCAGAAGAAAGGCTTTCTTTTGCTGGAAGATGACAGGATCATGGCCTTCCAGGAAGGAGAACCCGGGGACTCTTCTTCCTGTAAATTATATGATGGCCGGGGATATCACCTTCTGCCCAGCCTGATCGACGTACACGTCCATTTGCGCGAACCTGGTTTTGAATACAAGGAAGACATTAATTCCGGCTTGAAAGCAGCAGCAGGAGGAGGGTTTGGCCAGGTCCTGGCCATGGCCAATACAAATCCGGTCAATGACAATGCATCTGTTACCCGGCTGATGCTGGAAAAGGCCAGCTGGCACCATCCTCACGGCCCTTTTGTGCATCCAGTTGGTGCTTTGACCAGAAACCTTGAAGGAAAAGAACTTGCCCCTCTGGCTGAACTCAAGGAGGCCGGATGCCGTGCATTTTCCAATGACGGCCTTCCAGTCAGGGATAATGAGCTGTTCCGCCGGGCTTTGGAATATGCCTCAGACCTGGAAATGGTGGTTATTGACCATTGTGAAGATCCCTGTCTGGCCGGAGACGGGGTAATGAATGAAGGAAAAATCTCAAGCTATCTGGGACTGAAGGGAATTCCGGACACAGCTGAAACTTTGCAGGTCGCCAGGGACATTCTGCTGGCCGCCCAGCTGGACACACCTGTGCATCTGGCCCATATCAGCTCTGGAAAATCAGTGGAGCTGATCGCCTGGGCAAAACAGAAGTCCATACCGGTCACTGCGGAAACCTGTCCTCATTACCTGGTCTGGGACGAAGAACAGGTCCAGGGATACAACACCATGGCCAAAGTCAATCCTCCCCTCAGGACCAGGCAGGATACATCCGCCCTTCAGGATGCCCTGCGACAGGGAGTGATTGACATCATAGCCACTGACCATGCCCCCCATGCCGACTTTGAAAAACAGGTCCCTTTTGCCCAGGCTCCCAACGGTATCTCCGGCCTGGATACGGCCCTGTCCCTCTGCCTGGGACTGGTCCGGAAAAATGTATTTGAACTCAAAGACCTGGCCAGACTTATGGCCTCTTCCCCGGGTAAGATATTCGGCCTTCCAGCCAACAGCTTTCAGCCCGGTGACCCGGCTGATTTCATCCTGGTGGATCCTGAACACCAATGGCCTGTCAATGCTCAAACCATGCTCTCCAAGGGCAAAAACACTCCCTGTCAGGGAGACATGCTCCAGGGCAGGGTAATGGCCCATTTCATGGCTGGAAAAGAGATCTTCAGCCGGATCTGA
- a CDS encoding aspartate carbamoyltransferase catalytic subunit — protein sequence MNWKHKDLLDIESLSDHEIRHIFSTSSRFIEINSRSIKKVPILKGKSVVLFFAEPSTRTKTSFDMAAKRLSADSFSLATSGSSLKKGESLKDTVLTLEAMKPDAIVIRHSLSGSAAFVAEHLQCSVINAGDGWHAHPTQALLDGFTLNRIWEDFSGKTILILGDIAHSRVARSDIKLFSRLGCTVRICAPRTLLPARAETWPVKVFNDLNQACREVDAIISLRLQLERQKAGLLPDIREYAARFCLSRRHVELAAPGVKIMHPGPMNRGIEIASDLADSRDSLILDQVESGVAVRMALLYLYLAGSKTEQELPEG from the coding sequence ATGAACTGGAAACACAAGGACCTTCTGGACATTGAATCCTTGTCAGACCATGAGATCAGGCATATTTTCAGCACTTCTTCCAGATTTATCGAAATCAACTCCCGCAGTATAAAAAAAGTTCCAATCCTCAAGGGCAAGAGTGTTGTCCTTTTTTTTGCCGAGCCATCAACCAGGACCAAGACCTCTTTTGACATGGCTGCCAAACGCCTGTCAGCTGACAGCTTCTCCCTGGCCACCAGCGGAAGCAGCCTGAAAAAAGGTGAAAGCCTTAAGGACACGGTTCTGACCCTGGAGGCCATGAAGCCCGACGCCATAGTCATCCGCCACAGTCTGAGCGGTTCAGCTGCTTTTGTTGCAGAACATCTCCAGTGCAGCGTCATAAATGCCGGTGACGGATGGCACGCCCATCCAACTCAGGCCCTGCTGGATGGCTTTACCCTGAACCGGATCTGGGAGGATTTCAGCGGAAAGACCATCCTCATTTTGGGCGATATTGCCCACAGCCGGGTGGCCAGATCAGACATAAAACTTTTTTCCAGGCTGGGCTGCACGGTCCGCATCTGTGCTCCAAGAACTCTTCTGCCTGCCAGGGCGGAAACATGGCCTGTAAAAGTCTTCAATGATCTGAATCAGGCCTGCCGGGAGGTGGATGCGATAATCAGCCTGAGACTCCAGCTGGAGCGTCAAAAAGCCGGGCTCCTGCCGGACATCCGTGAATACGCTGCCCGCTTCTGCCTGAGCCGGAGGCATGTTGAGCTGGCTGCACCTGGGGTTAAAATCATGCATCCCGGACCAATGAACCGGGGTATTGAAATAGCATCTGACCTGGCCGACTCCCGGGACAGTCTCATCCTGGACCAGGTTGAGTCGGGCGTGGCCGTTCGCATGGCCCTGCTTTACCTTTATCTGGCCGGCTCCAAAACTGAACAGGAACTTCCGGAGGGCTAA
- a CDS encoding ABC transporter substrate-binding protein, with protein sequence MKKILAGLIVALLCFSAGQAFAGESIRIGAVVSVTGAASFLGEPERNTLIMLEDQINASGGILGKKLEIIIYDDETEVNKAVLAADRLIRRDRVQAGIGGTTSGNTLAIMNNFARAGVPLVSMAAAERIVNPINPWIFKTPQSDRHAVTRILKHAREQGHERIAIITVSDGFGQAGREVLRELVPEMGFTLVADEIFGPRDTDMTSQLTRIRNQSPDAVICWGTNPGPAVIARNRQQLRLDVPLYMSHGVASRRFIELAGSSAEGLLLPLGRLSVAEQIPEDHPQKELLTNYINDYESRFNAPVSSFGGYAWDALMLIKEAIEMGQSAEPRDIRDNLEKIQGFVGTGGIFNLSPQDHNGLDESSFVMAEIRDQDWIIVSE encoded by the coding sequence ATGAAAAAGATATTGGCTGGACTTATTGTAGCGTTGCTTTGTTTTTCTGCTGGCCAGGCTTTTGCCGGGGAGTCCATCAGAATCGGAGCAGTCGTTTCCGTTACCGGAGCTGCGTCTTTTCTGGGTGAACCAGAGCGTAACACCCTGATCATGCTTGAGGATCAGATAAATGCTTCAGGAGGGATCCTGGGCAAGAAGCTGGAAATAATTATTTATGATGATGAAACCGAGGTGAACAAGGCTGTTCTGGCTGCTGACCGGCTCATCCGCAGGGATAGAGTTCAGGCCGGAATCGGGGGGACTACCTCTGGAAACACCCTGGCCATCATGAACAACTTTGCCCGGGCCGGAGTCCCGCTGGTGTCCATGGCAGCTGCCGAAAGGATAGTCAATCCCATCAATCCCTGGATATTCAAGACCCCCCAGTCGGACCGCCACGCAGTTACAAGGATCTTGAAACATGCTAGAGAGCAGGGGCATGAGCGTATCGCCATTATCACTGTGTCCGACGGTTTTGGTCAGGCCGGTCGGGAAGTGTTGAGGGAGCTGGTCCCGGAGATGGGCTTCACCCTGGTTGCTGATGAGATTTTTGGTCCCAGGGATACGGATATGACTTCCCAGCTGACCCGGATCAGAAATCAGAGTCCCGATGCTGTGATCTGCTGGGGAACCAATCCAGGGCCGGCGGTCATAGCCCGCAACAGGCAGCAGCTCAGGCTTGATGTCCCCCTGTACATGAGCCACGGAGTCGCTTCCAGAAGATTCATCGAGCTGGCCGGCAGTTCTGCCGAAGGTCTGCTTCTTCCATTGGGAAGGCTTTCAGTGGCTGAGCAGATTCCTGAAGATCATCCCCAAAAGGAACTTCTGACCAATTACATTAATGATTATGAATCCAGGTTCAATGCCCCGGTATCATCTTTTGGAGGATACGCCTGGGATGCCTTGATGCTCATTAAGGAGGCTATAGAAATGGGACAGTCAGCCGAACCCAGGGATATACGGGACAACCTGGAAAAAATTCAGGGATTTGTCGGAACCGGTGGGATATTCAACCTGTCTCCCCAGGATCATAATGGCCTTGATGAATCATCTTTTGTCATGGCCGAGATACGGGACCAGGACTGGATAATCGTATCAGAGTGA
- a CDS encoding branched-chain amino acid ABC transporter permease, which yields MDLGSILQYLISGLTVGSTYGLTALGFTIIFNATRVINFAQGEFVMMGGMLAVFFMASLEVGLFPAIFLAVACTTLTGVLMERLAIRPVQGANVINIIIITIGVSIFIRGVVMIFLGKDTFVLPPFFGTEAIEFLGAAVIPQSIWILLITMFVLAGLRFFFNNTIFGKAMLACSFEQKAAHLVGISVDRMVMISFAISALVGSIGGVILTPVTLTSYDVGILLGLKGFAACILGGLGNPFGAAAGGLIIGVLESFGAGFISSAFKDAFAFIILLVILFVKPSGIFGRAEIERV from the coding sequence ATGGATCTAGGCAGTATTCTTCAATATCTCATATCCGGCCTGACCGTTGGCAGTACTTATGGTCTGACTGCTCTGGGCTTCACCATTATTTTCAATGCCACCAGGGTCATAAATTTTGCCCAGGGCGAGTTCGTCATGATGGGCGGAATGCTTGCGGTTTTTTTCATGGCCTCTCTGGAAGTTGGCCTGTTCCCGGCCATTTTTCTGGCTGTGGCCTGCACCACCCTGACCGGAGTACTTATGGAGAGGCTGGCCATTCGGCCGGTCCAGGGAGCCAACGTCATCAATATCATCATCATCACCATCGGGGTATCCATCTTTATCCGGGGGGTGGTGATGATTTTTCTGGGCAAGGACACCTTTGTTCTGCCGCCGTTCTTTGGAACTGAGGCCATTGAGTTTCTGGGGGCAGCTGTAATTCCTCAGAGCATATGGATTCTGCTCATTACCATGTTCGTTCTGGCCGGGCTCAGGTTCTTTTTCAATAATACCATTTTCGGCAAAGCCATGCTTGCCTGTTCCTTTGAACAGAAGGCTGCCCATCTGGTGGGGATAAGCGTGGACAGGATGGTCATGATTTCATTTGCTATTTCCGCCCTGGTGGGCTCCATCGGAGGTGTGATTCTGACGCCCGTAACCCTTACTTCCTATGACGTTGGCATCCTGCTTGGACTTAAAGGTTTTGCCGCCTGCATTCTTGGAGGACTGGGCAACCCCTTTGGTGCTGCAGCCGGTGGATTGATCATCGGAGTACTGGAATCCTTTGGAGCCGGGTTTATCTCTTCGGCCTTCAAGGATGCCTTTGCCTTCATCATTTTGCTGGTCATTCTCTTTGTCAAACCCTCGGGCATTTTCGGCCGGGCCGAGATTGAGAGGGTCTAG